The Deinococcus aquaticus genomic interval TACCGGCTGGGGTCCGGTGCGCGTGAGGTCACGCTGGACGTGCACGGCCCCGGTTCGCTGCTGGGCGTGATGTCCCTGATTCCCGGTGAGCGCTGCGGCATGTACGCCGAGGCGATGGATGACACCGAGGCCCTGATGCTGGGCCAGGACACCCTGCACCGGGTCACGCAGGCGCACCCGGCGGTGGGCGTCGCCCTGACCGAGCAGATCACCCGGCAGACGCGCGGCGTGCAGGAACGCCTCTCGGGTCTGGTGTTCCTGGAAGTGTCGCAGCGGCTGGCACTGGCGCTGCTGAACCTCGCCGACCGCGAGGGCCCCTGGCCGGAGGGTGGGTCGCACGCGCTGCGCGACCGGGTGTCGCATCAGGACCTCGCGCACGTGGTGGGCAGCACCCGCGAGACGATCACGAAACTGCTGGGGGACTTCCGCACGCGCGGCCTGCTGGACCTCGGGTACCGCCGGATCATCCTGACCGACCGCGACGGCCTGCAACGCGCGACGCGCGAGCCGCTGCGCTGAGCGTGCTGCGGGGGTCCGTGCCCCGCACCGTCCGTCGGCTTTACTTCACAGTGTGCTGTGACAGTCAGTGTAGTGTGAGTCCCGTTGCCACCCATACCGGGTCGTCGGAAAGAACGGGCACAACGCCCTGGCGGACGCCGGGGACGGCCTGCGCCGCCACCGAGCGGCGCGAGGGCGGAAGGAAGAACAATGGCGCGGAACGCAGGAGCGGAATTCAGGAAGGGTGGCATGCAGGAGTACTTCCGCCTGCCGGCAGGGGCGCTGGAACAGGCGCGCGCAGAGACTCGCGGTGACGTGGACCGCGCCGCGCTGGCAGAGGCCCTGCGCGCGTACCACCGCGACCTGGGCACGCTGGACGCACACGCGAAGGCAGCGCTGGAACGACTGGAGCACCCGGCGTCCCGCGTGGTCGTGACCGGGCAGCAGGCGGGCGCCCTGACCGGCCCGGCGTACTCGGTGCACAAGGCGGCCGACGCGGCGCTGCTGGCCCGCCAGGAGGACCGGGAGGACGCCCCGGTGGTGGCCGTGTACTGGATTGCCAGTCAGGATCACGACGCCGCCGAGGTGGCGGGCACCACCCTGCTGGACCTCGCGGAGCGCCTGCACCGCCTGAACCTGGACGTGCCGCAGGGCCTGCCGGTCGGCCGCGTACCGTGGCGCGCGGAGTGGACGGCGCAGGTTCACGCGCTGCTGGACGCCTTCGACGCACCTGCCGCGCACGTGGCGGCCGTCCGCGCCCGCTTCGACCGGGCCGTGAGCGGTCCGGAAGGCGCCGGCAGTTACGCCGACGTGTTCGCCCGCCTGATTCACGGCCTGCTGGCCCCGGCCGGACTGCTGGTCCTGGACCCGCTGCACCCCGCCCTGGCCGCGCTGATGACCCCCACGCTGGCCCGCGAACTGGAACGCCCCCTGGCGTCCAGTGAGGCCATCGAGGCGGCCGCCGCCCGCCTGGAAGCCGACGGGTTCGTGCCGCAACTGCGCCGCCCGGCCGGGGCGACCAACCTGTTCCTGGAAGAGGACGACGGGCAGCGCCGCCTGCTGCGCTTCGACGGCCGCACCTTCCGCACCGACCACGCCGCGTACTCGCGCGCGGACCTGCTGGCGGTGCTGGCGGGCGATCCCAGCCGGATCACGCCCGCCGCTGGCCTGCGCCCGGCCGTGCAGGACGCGCTGCTGCCCACCCTGGCCTTCGTGGTCGGGCCGGGCGAGATCGCGTACGGCGCGCAGCTGCGGGACGTGTACCCGCTGCACGGGCTGGGGCAGCCGCTGCTGTGGCCACGCCTGAGCGTCACGTGGATCGAACCGAACGTGCGCCGCCTCCTGACGCGCCTGAACGCCACGGCCGCGCAGGTGCAGGCCGACCCGGAAGGCGTGCTGGGCCGCGCGCTGGCCGCCGAGCGGGGTGCGGCCGCCGCCAGCACCGAGCGACTGGCCGCGCTGGACGCCGACCTGCTCGCCCTGACCGGGGAACTCGCCGCGCTGGACCCCACCCTGCACGGCGCAGCGCAGCGCACCCGCACCCGCACCACCGCGCGCGTCGCGCACCTGCAGACGCTCGCCACGCACGCCCTGGCCCGCGCCGAGAACGACCGCAGCGGCCAGCTGACCCGCCTGAAAGCCCACCTGCTCCCGAACGGCGTGCCCCAGGAACGCGAGATGAACTTCCTGACCTTCCTGCTCAAGCACGGCGACACGCCCCTGCGCCAGCTGCTGGACCTCCCGGCCGGCTGGCAGGGCGAACTCGACATTCCCTGAAGTTCCAGACGCAGCGCGGGCGGTCCCATCCAACCGGGCCGCCCGCCTGCCGTTCCAGTTCCCTACTCGCGCGGGATGTTCACGTCGAACAGGGCGCGCACGAATTCCTGGCTGTCAAAGGGTTGCAGGTCGTCGGCCTGTTCGCCCACGCCGATGAACTTGATGGGCACGCCGAGTTCGCGGACGATGGCGACCAGGATGCCGCCCTTGGCCGTGCCGTCGAGTTTCGTGACGATCACGCCGGTCAGGGGGGTGGCCTCGTGGAATTTCTTGGCCTGTTGCAGGCCGTTCTGGCCGGTGACGGCGTCCAGGACTAGCCACGTCTCGGAGGGTTCGGCGGGGTCGGCCTTCTCGACGACGCGGCGGACCTTCTTGAGTTCTTCCATCAGGTTGTGCTTGTTATGCAGGCGGCCGGCAGTGTCGATGAACAGCAGGTCGGTACCGCGCGCGGCGCGGGCGCTGGCTCCGTCGAAGGCGACGGCGGCGGGGTCACCCCCGTCGGTGCCCTGCACGACGGGAATGCCGAGGCGTTCGCCCCACTCGCCGAGTTGCGCGCCGGCGGCGGCGCGGAAGGTGTCCCCGGCGGCGAACATGACGCTCTTGCCGCGGTTCATGTAGTACTGGCCGAGTTTGGCGATGGTGGTGGTCTTGCCGACGCCGTTCACGCCGATGACCATGACCACGTGCCCCCTGGGGTCGACGCTGGTGCGCCGCGCGTCGGGCGCGAAGCCGAGCTTGCGGAATTCGGCGCGGCGGGCGTCGGGTTCGAGCTGCAGGGTCAGGGCGTCCATCAGGGCCTGCTGGAGGTCCTTGCCCTCGGCGCGGCGGATGTCCTCGAGGATGTCCTCGGTGGCGGCGCGGCCCACGTCGGCGGCGATCAGGGCGTACTCGAGGTCCTCGATGGTGTCGAGGCGGTTGGTAACGACGTCCCGGACGTCCTGTCCGAGGAAGCCGGCGGTGTCGTTGATCTGCTGGCGGGTCTTGCTGAGCCCGTCGCGCAGGCGTTCGAGCCAGCTCACGCGCGCGCTCCGGTGGGGGGGGTGGGGGTGACGTTCATGCGTTTACCATAGCGTCCCGGACCTGCGCTGAACCGTTCGGGTCGCTGCCATCCGACTGGGCCAACGAAAACCCCTCCGGGCGGGAGGGGCCTGCGGGTGGAGCGGGGCCTGTCAATCGGGCCGGTACTCGCGG includes:
- a CDS encoding Crp/Fnr family transcriptional regulator, which encodes MLPGAFGALPADAQAQVVAAGRLGRWTRAELLYHPEDPAETLYVMTRGSVRLYRLGSGAREVTLDVHGPGSLLGVMSLIPGERCGMYAEAMDDTEALMLGQDTLHRVTQAHPAVGVALTEQITRQTRGVQERLSGLVFLEVSQRLALALLNLADREGPWPEGGSHALRDRVSHQDLAHVVGSTRETITKLLGDFRTRGLLDLGYRRIILTDRDGLQRATREPLR
- the ftsY gene encoding signal recognition particle-docking protein FtsY, encoding MSWLERLRDGLSKTRQQINDTAGFLGQDVRDVVTNRLDTIEDLEYALIAADVGRAATEDILEDIRRAEGKDLQQALMDALTLQLEPDARRAEFRKLGFAPDARRTSVDPRGHVVMVIGVNGVGKTTTIAKLGQYYMNRGKSVMFAAGDTFRAAAGAQLGEWGERLGIPVVQGTDGGDPAAVAFDGASARAARGTDLLFIDTAGRLHNKHNLMEELKKVRRVVEKADPAEPSETWLVLDAVTGQNGLQQAKKFHEATPLTGVIVTKLDGTAKGGILVAIVRELGVPIKFIGVGEQADDLQPFDSQEFVRALFDVNIPRE
- the bshC gene encoding bacillithiol biosynthesis cysteine-adding enzyme BshC; protein product: MARNAGAEFRKGGMQEYFRLPAGALEQARAETRGDVDRAALAEALRAYHRDLGTLDAHAKAALERLEHPASRVVVTGQQAGALTGPAYSVHKAADAALLARQEDREDAPVVAVYWIASQDHDAAEVAGTTLLDLAERLHRLNLDVPQGLPVGRVPWRAEWTAQVHALLDAFDAPAAHVAAVRARFDRAVSGPEGAGSYADVFARLIHGLLAPAGLLVLDPLHPALAALMTPTLARELERPLASSEAIEAAAARLEADGFVPQLRRPAGATNLFLEEDDGQRRLLRFDGRTFRTDHAAYSRADLLAVLAGDPSRITPAAGLRPAVQDALLPTLAFVVGPGEIAYGAQLRDVYPLHGLGQPLLWPRLSVTWIEPNVRRLLTRLNATAAQVQADPEGVLGRALAAERGAAAASTERLAALDADLLALTGELAALDPTLHGAAQRTRTRTTARVAHLQTLATHALARAENDRSGQLTRLKAHLLPNGVPQEREMNFLTFLLKHGDTPLRQLLDLPAGWQGELDIP